Proteins from a single region of Antechinus flavipes isolate AdamAnt ecotype Samford, QLD, Australia chromosome 2, AdamAnt_v2, whole genome shotgun sequence:
- the LRRTM1 gene encoding leucine-rich repeat transmembrane neuronal protein 1, protein MDFLLLGLCLNWLLRKPPGWIVCVLGVGFQMLPAAQSGCPQLCRCEGRLLYCESLNLTEAPHNLSGMMGLSLRYNSLSELRDGQFTGLMQLTWLYLDHNHICSVEGDAFQKLRRVKELTLSSNQISQLANTTFRPMPNLRSVDLSYNNLQALAPDLFHGLRKLTTLHMRANAIKFVPVRIFQDCRSLKFLDIGYNQLKSLARNSFAGLFKLTELHLEHNDLVKVNLAHFPRLVSLHSLCLRRNKVAIVVNSLDWVWRLEKLDLSGNEIEYMEPHAFEAVPHLDSLQLDSNRLTYIDPRILNSWKSLSSITLSGNVWDCGRNVCALASWLSNFKGRYDGNLLCASPEYAQGEDVLDAVYAFHLCEDAAEPTSGHLLSAVTNHSDGGAGPATTAPAGGGQELEGARTTDGVEGVTVPVEHAENAVQIHKVVTGTMALIFSFLIVVLVLYVSWKCFPASLRQLRQCFVTQRRKQKQKQTMHQMAAMSAQEYYVDYKPNHIEGALVIINEYGSCSCHQQPARECEV, encoded by the coding sequence ATGGATTTCCTGCTTCTCGGGCTCTGTCTAAACTGGCTGCTGAGGAAACCCCCGGGGTGGATCGTGTGTGTGCTGGGTGTCGGCTTTCAGATGCTCCCGGCGGCGCAGAGCGGGTGCCCGCAGCTGTGTCGGTGCGAGGGGCGGCTGTTGTACTGTGAGTCACTGAACCTCACGGAGGCGCCTCACAACCTGTCTGGCATGATGGGCTTGTCTCTGCGGTACAACAGCCTCTCGGAGCTGCGTGATGGACAGTTCACGGGGTTAATGCAGCTCACGTGGCTCTATCTGGATCACAATCACATTTGCTCGGTGGAGGGGGACGCCTTTCAGAAGCTGCGGCGGGTGAAGGAGCTCACCCTGAGCTCCAACCAGATCAGCCAGCTGGCCAACACCACGTTCCGGCCCATGCCCAACCTGCGCAGCGTGGACCTGTCCTACAACAACCTGCAGGCGCTGGCGCCCGACCTCTTCCACGGGCTGCGGAAGCTCACCACGCTGCACATGCGGGCCAACGCCATCAAGTTCGTGCCCGTGCGCATCTTCCAGGACTGCCGCAGCCTCAAGTTCCTCGACATCGGCTACAACCAGCTCAAGAGCCTGGCGCGCAACTCCTTCGCCGGCCTCTTCAAGCTCACCGAGCTCCACCTGGAGCACAACGACCTGGTGAAGGTGAACCTGGCGCACTTCCCGCGCCTCGTGTCCCTGCACTCGCTGTGCCTGCGCCGCAACAAGGTGGCCATCGTCGTCAACTCCCTGGACTGGGTGTGGAGGCTGGAGAAGCTGGACCTGTCCGGCAACGAGATCGAGTACATGGAGCCGCACGCCTTCGAGGCCGTGCCGCACCTCGACTCCCTGCAGCTCGACTCCAACCGGCTCACCTACATAGACCCCCGCATCCTCAACTCCTGGAAATCCCTGTCCAGCATCACGCTGTCGGGGAACGTGTGGGACTGCGGGCGCAACGTGTGCGCCCTGGCCTCCTGGCTCAGCAACTTCAAGGGGCGCTACGACGGCAACTTGCTCTGCGCCAGCCCGGAGTACGCCCAGGGCGAGGACGTCCTGGACGCCGTGTACGCCTTTCACCTCTGCGAGGACGCGGCGGAGCCCACCAGCGGCCACCTGCTGTCGGCCGTCACCAACCACAGCGACGGCGGCGCCGGCCCCGCCACCACCGCGCCCGCCGGCGGGGGCCAGGAGCTGGAGGGAGCCCGGACCACGGACGGCGTCGAGGGGGTCACCGTCCCCGTCGAGCACGCCGAGAACGCCGTGCAGATCCATAAGGTGGTCACGGGCACCATGGCCCTCATCTTCTCCTTCCTCATCGTGGTGCTGGTTTTGTACGTGTCCTGGAAGTGTTTCCCGGCCAGCCTCAGGCAGCTGCGACAGTGTTTTGTGACACAGCgcagaaagcagaagcagaaacagaCTATGCATCAGATGGCTGCCATGTCAGCCCAGGAGTACTATGTGGACTACAAGCCCAACCACATTGAGGGCGCGCTGGTGATCATTAACGAGTACGGCTCCTGTTCCTGTCACCAGCAACCGGCCAGGGAATGCGAGGTGTGA